In a single window of the Saccharothrix australiensis genome:
- a CDS encoding MCE family protein, which translates to MTRTPRNPIRTGVVGLTVIALLLLAAFHSDDLPIIGGGTTYSAEFTEAAGLVPTNEVRVAGVKVGKVTDVGLAGDRVLVTFRVKDAWLGDRSTAAIRVKTLLGQKFLALDPRGAEPLDPGTPIPRDRTLSPYDVQEAFNGLATTVGQLDTGQLAHSFQVLSETFRGSADSVRGALDGLSALSRTISSRDEQLARLLGNTRQLTETLADRNEQFEKLLADGNLLLGELRKRRDAIGALLTGTRALSRELSGLVEDNTAQLRPALEQLDRVTALLQRNQDALDRGLALMGPFYRVFANTLGNGRWFDVYICGLLPPAVDLGVVGFTEEGCLPPGVQRTAPSGGGR; encoded by the coding sequence GTGACGAGGACACCGCGGAACCCCATCCGGACCGGCGTGGTCGGCCTGACCGTGATCGCGCTGCTGCTGCTCGCCGCGTTCCACTCCGACGACCTGCCGATCATCGGCGGCGGCACGACGTACTCGGCGGAGTTCACCGAGGCGGCGGGCCTGGTGCCGACCAACGAGGTGCGGGTCGCGGGCGTGAAGGTCGGCAAGGTGACCGACGTCGGGCTGGCCGGCGACAGGGTGCTGGTGACCTTCCGGGTCAAGGACGCCTGGCTGGGCGACCGGTCCACGGCCGCGATCCGCGTCAAGACGCTGCTCGGCCAGAAGTTCCTGGCGCTGGACCCGCGGGGCGCGGAACCGCTGGACCCCGGCACGCCGATACCGCGCGACCGCACGCTGTCCCCGTACGACGTGCAGGAGGCGTTCAACGGCCTGGCCACCACGGTCGGGCAGCTCGACACCGGGCAGCTCGCGCACAGCTTCCAGGTGCTGTCGGAGACCTTCCGGGGCTCGGCCGACAGCGTGCGCGGCGCGCTCGACGGCCTGTCCGCGCTGTCCAGGACGATCTCCTCGCGCGACGAGCAGCTCGCGCGCCTGCTGGGCAACACCCGGCAGCTCACCGAGACCCTGGCCGACCGCAACGAGCAGTTCGAGAAGCTGCTGGCGGACGGGAACCTGCTGCTCGGCGAGCTGCGCAAGCGCAGGGACGCGATCGGTGCGCTGCTCACCGGCACCCGCGCGCTGTCGCGGGAGCTGTCCGGGCTGGTCGAGGACAACACCGCGCAGCTCAGGCCGGCGTTGGAGCAGCTGGACCGGGTGACCGCGCTGCTCCAGCGCAACCAGGACGCGCTCGACCGGGGGCTCGCGCTGATGGGCCCCTTCTACCGGGTGTTCGCGAACACCCTGGGCAACGGCCGGTGGTTCGACGTCTACATCTGCGGACTGCTGCCGCCGGCGGTGGACCTCGGCGTGGTGGGCTTCACCGAGGAGGGCTGCCTGCCGCCCGGCGTGCAGCGCACGGCTCCGTCGGGAGGTGGGCGATGA
- a CDS encoding MCE family protein: MRSLVAPLVKLAVFATVTVLATALLAVTISNTGFTGTSSYTARFTDVTALNEGDDIRIAGVRVGQVEDVRVVERRLAEVEFTVDGERSLPRSVTATIKYRNLVGQRYVALEHGVGDASPLRPGDVIPLERTRPALDLTVLFNGFKPLFQALDPDDVNQLSNEIVQVLQGEGGTIDGLLRHTASLTSTLAARDRVIGEVVTNLNTVLDTVNSRTDQVSTLVATLQELTAGLAGDRQPIGEAISALGDLTGATAGLLAESRQPLKDDIADLGLVSRTLADHEAVVEGVLQRLPTKLESMARTASYGSWFNFYLCEATGQLTVPPVVSDPVPVTALPVTQARCRP, from the coding sequence GTGAGGTCGCTCGTCGCGCCGCTGGTCAAGCTGGCCGTCTTCGCCACCGTCACGGTCCTGGCGACGGCGCTGCTCGCGGTGACCATCTCGAACACCGGCTTCACCGGCACGTCCTCCTACACGGCGCGGTTCACCGACGTGACCGCCCTGAACGAGGGCGACGACATCCGCATCGCGGGCGTCCGGGTCGGCCAGGTGGAGGACGTCCGAGTGGTGGAGCGCCGGCTCGCGGAGGTGGAGTTCACCGTCGACGGCGAGCGCAGCCTGCCCCGGTCGGTGACCGCGACGATCAAGTACCGCAACCTCGTCGGCCAGCGGTACGTCGCGCTGGAGCACGGCGTCGGCGACGCGTCGCCGCTGCGGCCCGGCGACGTGATCCCGCTGGAGCGCACCCGGCCGGCGCTGGACCTGACCGTGCTGTTCAACGGGTTCAAGCCGCTGTTCCAAGCGCTGGACCCGGACGACGTGAACCAGCTGTCGAACGAGATCGTCCAGGTGCTCCAGGGCGAGGGCGGCACGATCGACGGCCTGCTGCGGCACACCGCCTCGCTGACCTCGACGCTGGCCGCGCGGGATCGGGTGATCGGCGAGGTCGTGACCAACCTGAACACCGTCCTGGACACCGTGAACAGCCGGACGGACCAGGTGTCGACGCTGGTCGCGACGCTCCAGGAGCTGACCGCGGGCCTCGCGGGCGACCGGCAGCCGATCGGCGAGGCGATCAGCGCCCTCGGCGACCTGACCGGCGCCACCGCGGGCCTGCTGGCCGAGTCCCGGCAGCCGCTCAAGGACGACATCGCCGACCTCGGCCTGGTGTCGCGGACGCTGGCCGACCACGAGGCCGTCGTGGAGGGCGTCCTCCAGCGCCTGCCGACCAAGCTGGAGTCGATGGCGCGCACCGCCTCCTACGGCTCGTGGTTCAACTTCTACCTGTGCGAGGCCACCGGGCAGCTCACCGTGCCGCCGGTCGTCAGCGACCCCGTCCCGGTCACGGCGCTGCCCGTCACGCAAGCGAGGTGCCGCCCGTGA
- a CDS encoding MCE family protein, whose translation MIRGRLLGVAFLAVIALFLSLTVALYQDAFTEVVTVTLKTDRVGNQLLVDSDVKVRGMVVGEVRQVRTTGDGAELALALRPDQVEHIPGNVSARLLPKTLFGERYVSLVPPPDPVDHLTDGDVIEQDRSSGAVELERVLDDLLPVLRAVQPEKLATTLTAVSQALENRGGQLGDTLVRLDSYLGELNPELPRLKEGISRLADVSAVYADAAPDLAQALDDATATSRTLVDQRERLSAMYGALTTTSVDLAGFLAVNRNNLIRLADVSRPTLELLAKYAPEYPCLLKGLTEFKPIMDQVFGKGTDEPGLHITLEVTGNRGKYEPGRDEPEYADKRGPRCYDIVPRPDPFPQYPPEGPVRDGSTPPPPARSAHDGVLPPATGFAGMAGATPSSGGYPPPSLANSPGEQDFLAALLAPELGVARAEVPSFTALLLGPLYRGAEVTV comes from the coding sequence ATGATCCGCGGACGACTCCTCGGCGTCGCGTTCCTCGCGGTGATCGCCCTCTTCCTCAGCCTCACCGTGGCGCTCTACCAGGACGCCTTCACCGAGGTCGTGACGGTGACGCTGAAGACCGACCGGGTGGGCAACCAGCTCCTGGTCGACTCGGACGTGAAGGTGCGCGGCATGGTCGTCGGCGAGGTCAGGCAGGTCCGGACCACCGGGGACGGCGCGGAGCTGGCGCTGGCGCTGCGACCCGACCAGGTCGAGCACATCCCCGGCAACGTGTCGGCGCGCCTGCTGCCGAAGACGCTGTTCGGCGAGCGCTACGTGAGCCTCGTGCCGCCGCCCGACCCGGTGGACCACCTGACCGACGGCGACGTCATCGAGCAGGACCGCTCCAGCGGCGCGGTCGAGCTGGAGCGCGTGCTGGACGACCTGCTGCCGGTGCTGCGGGCCGTGCAGCCGGAGAAGCTGGCCACCACGCTGACCGCCGTGTCGCAGGCGCTGGAGAACCGCGGCGGGCAGCTGGGCGACACGCTCGTGCGCCTCGACTCCTACCTGGGCGAGCTGAACCCCGAGCTGCCCCGGCTCAAGGAGGGCATCAGCCGGCTCGCGGACGTCTCGGCCGTCTACGCCGACGCCGCCCCCGACCTCGCGCAGGCCCTCGACGACGCCACCGCCACCAGCCGCACGCTGGTCGACCAGCGCGAGCGGCTGTCGGCCATGTACGGCGCGCTGACCACGACGTCGGTCGACCTGGCCGGCTTCCTCGCGGTCAACCGGAACAACCTGATCCGGCTCGCGGACGTGTCGCGGCCGACGCTGGAGCTGCTCGCGAAGTACGCGCCCGAGTACCCGTGCCTGCTCAAGGGCCTCACCGAGTTCAAGCCGATCATGGACCAGGTGTTCGGCAAGGGCACCGACGAGCCCGGCCTGCACATCACGCTGGAGGTCACCGGCAACCGCGGCAAGTACGAGCCGGGCAGGGACGAGCCCGAGTACGCGGACAAGCGCGGGCCGCGCTGCTACGACATCGTGCCGCGGCCCGACCCGTTCCCGCAGTACCCGCCGGAGGGCCCGGTGCGGGACGGCTCGACCCCGCCGCCGCCGGCGCGGTCCGCGCACGACGGCGTCCTGCCGCCGGCGACGGGGTTCGCCGGGATGGCCGGCGCCACGCCGTCGTCCGGCGGGTACCCGCCGCCGTCGTTGGCGAACTCGCCGGGCGAGCAGGACTTCCTCGCCGCGCTGCTCGCGCCGGAGCTCGGCGTCGCGCGGGCGGAGGTGCCGAGCTTCACGGCCCTGCTGCTGGGCCCGCTGTACCGCGGCGCGGAGGTGACGGTGTGA
- a CDS encoding MlaE family ABC transporter permease → MAGIKERLRGAANAPLSVLDVLGDQLWFYLRALAWTPRTLRRYLRETLRLLAEVSFGSGALAVIGGTIGVMVGLSVFTGTVVGLQGFTALNQIGTSAFAGFVSAYFNTREIAPLVAGLALSATVGSGFTAQLGAMRISEEIDALEVMGVPSLPFLVTTRIIAGFVAIIPLYVIGLLTSYLAARVITVEFYGQSAGTYDHYFTLFLPPVDVLWSFGKVLVFSVVIILTHCYYGYRASGGPAGVGVAVGRAVRTAIVTTSLLDFFLSLAIWGTTTTVRIAG, encoded by the coding sequence GTGGCCGGGATCAAGGAGCGCCTGCGCGGAGCGGCCAACGCGCCGCTGTCGGTGCTGGACGTGCTCGGCGACCAGCTGTGGTTCTACCTGCGCGCCCTGGCCTGGACGCCGCGCACGCTGCGCCGCTACCTCCGGGAGACGCTGCGGCTGCTGGCCGAGGTGAGCTTCGGGTCCGGCGCGCTCGCCGTCATCGGCGGCACGATCGGCGTGATGGTCGGCCTGTCGGTGTTCACCGGCACGGTGGTCGGCCTCCAGGGCTTCACCGCCCTGAACCAGATCGGCACGTCGGCGTTCGCCGGGTTCGTGTCGGCCTACTTCAACACCCGCGAGATCGCGCCGCTGGTGGCCGGGCTCGCCCTGTCGGCGACGGTCGGCTCGGGCTTCACGGCGCAGCTCGGCGCGATGCGGATCTCGGAGGAGATCGACGCGCTGGAGGTGATGGGCGTGCCCAGCCTGCCGTTCCTCGTCACGACCCGGATCATCGCGGGCTTCGTCGCGATCATCCCGCTGTACGTGATCGGCCTGCTGACCTCGTACCTGGCCGCCCGCGTCATCACGGTCGAGTTCTACGGCCAGTCGGCGGGCACCTACGACCACTACTTCACGCTGTTCCTGCCACCGGTGGACGTGCTCTGGTCGTTCGGCAAGGTGCTCGTGTTCTCCGTGGTGATCATCCTGACGCACTGCTACTACGGCTACCGCGCGAGCGGAGGCCCGGCGGGGGTCGGTGTCGCGGTCGGCCGGGCCGTGCGCACCGCCATCGTCACCACGAGCCTGCTCGACTTCTTCCTGAGCTTGGCGATCTGGGGCACCACGACGACGGTGAGGATCGCCGGATGA
- a CDS encoding MlaE family ABC transporter permease yields MFALGVDVARNAFRRPFQVREFVQQCWFVVSVTVLPTALVSIPFGAVIALQIGSLTRQIGAQSFTGAASVLAIIQQASPIVTALLIAGAGGSAICADLGSRKIREEIDAMEVLGVSPVQRLVVPRVLAAMLVSVLLNGMVSVVGVLGGYFFNVILQDGTPGAYLASFSALAQLPDLWISEIKALVFGFLAGIVAAYRGLNPAGGPKGVGDAVNQAVVITFLLLFFVNFVLTTIYLQVVPAKGS; encoded by the coding sequence ATGTTCGCGCTGGGCGTCGACGTCGCCCGCAACGCGTTCCGGCGGCCGTTCCAGGTGCGCGAGTTCGTCCAGCAGTGCTGGTTCGTGGTCAGCGTGACGGTGCTGCCGACGGCCCTCGTGTCGATCCCGTTCGGCGCGGTCATCGCGTTGCAGATCGGGTCGCTGACGCGGCAGATCGGCGCGCAGTCGTTCACCGGCGCGGCGAGCGTGCTGGCGATCATCCAGCAGGCCAGCCCGATCGTGACGGCGCTGCTGATCGCAGGCGCGGGCGGGTCCGCGATCTGCGCCGACCTCGGGTCGCGGAAGATCCGCGAGGAGATCGACGCGATGGAGGTGCTCGGCGTCTCGCCGGTCCAGCGCCTCGTGGTGCCGAGGGTGCTGGCCGCGATGCTGGTGTCCGTCCTGCTCAACGGCATGGTCAGCGTCGTCGGCGTGCTGGGCGGCTACTTCTTCAACGTGATCCTCCAGGACGGCACGCCCGGCGCGTACCTGGCGAGCTTCTCGGCCCTCGCGCAACTGCCCGACCTGTGGATCTCCGAGATCAAGGCGCTGGTCTTCGGGTTCCTCGCGGGCATCGTGGCCGCCTACCGGGGCCTCAACCCGGCGGGCGGGCCGAAGGGCGTCGGCGACGCCGTGAACCAGGCCGTCGTCATCACGTTCCTGCTGCTGTTCTTCGTGAACTTCGTGCTCACCACGATCTACCTCCAGGTCGTCCCGGCGAAGGGGAGCTGA
- a CDS encoding ABC transporter ATP-binding protein, giving the protein MGVEVVVEGLTKSFGRQTIWRDVTLTLPPGEVSVMLGPSGTGKSVFLKSLVGLLKPERGRIVINGTDLVRCSERRLYEIRKLFGVLFQDGALFGSMNLFDNVAFPLREHTRKTEAEVRRIVLEKMEMVGLVGAEKKLPGEISGGMRKRAGLARALVLDPEIILCDEPDSGLDPVRTAYLSQLLIDLNAQVDATILIVTHNITVARTVPDNLGMLFRRELVVFGPREVLLTSDEPVVEQFLNGRRIGPIGMSEEKDQATMAAELAHRDAGHSDGSPDGDVRGVVPQLEPTPGLPPRGAVRRRKDRVMGIIHTLPPDAQQGIIASLTPDERRHYRVSAGPVAVPDARRAPSPSPRPRPGGVR; this is encoded by the coding sequence ATGGGCGTCGAGGTGGTCGTCGAGGGCCTCACCAAGTCGTTCGGCCGGCAGACCATCTGGCGGGACGTCACGCTCACCCTTCCGCCGGGCGAGGTCAGCGTCATGCTCGGCCCCTCCGGCACCGGCAAGTCCGTCTTCCTCAAGTCGCTGGTCGGGTTGCTGAAGCCCGAGCGCGGCAGGATCGTGATCAACGGCACCGACCTCGTGCGGTGCTCCGAGCGCAGGTTGTACGAGATCCGGAAGCTGTTCGGCGTCCTGTTCCAGGACGGCGCGCTGTTCGGCTCGATGAACCTGTTCGACAACGTCGCCTTCCCCCTGCGCGAGCACACCCGCAAGACCGAGGCCGAGGTGCGGCGCATCGTCCTCGAGAAGATGGAGATGGTCGGGCTCGTCGGCGCGGAGAAGAAGCTGCCCGGTGAGATCTCCGGCGGTATGCGCAAGCGGGCCGGGTTGGCTCGCGCGCTGGTGCTCGACCCCGAGATCATCCTGTGCGACGAGCCGGACTCCGGGCTCGACCCGGTGCGCACCGCCTACCTGTCGCAGTTGCTGATCGACCTGAACGCGCAGGTCGACGCGACGATCCTGATCGTCACCCACAACATCACGGTGGCCCGGACGGTGCCGGACAACCTCGGCATGTTGTTCCGCCGCGAGCTGGTCGTGTTCGGGCCGCGCGAGGTGCTGCTGACCAGTGACGAGCCGGTGGTGGAGCAGTTCCTCAACGGTCGTCGGATCGGGCCCATCGGCATGTCCGAGGAGAAGGACCAGGCCACGATGGCGGCCGAGCTGGCGCACCGGGACGCCGGTCACTCGGACGGGTCGCCGGACGGTGACGTGCGCGGTGTCGTGCCGCAGTTGGAGCCCACGCCCGGTCTGCCGCCGCGCGGCGCCGTCCGCCGGCGCAAGGACCGCGTCATGGGCATCATCCACACCCTGCCGCCGGACGCGCAGCAGGGCATCATCGCGAGCCTCACGCCGGACGAGCGGCGGCACTACCGGGTGTCGGCCGGGCCGGTGGCGGTGCCCGACGCCCGCCGCGCGCCCAGTCCCAGTCCCCGGCCCCGGCCGGGTGGTGTGCGGTGA
- the rplL gene encoding 50S ribosomal protein L7/L12, producing MAKLSTEELLDAFKEMTLLELTAFVKEFEDTFEVTAAAPVAVAAAPAAGGGAAPAEEEKDEFTVVLEGAGDKKIQVIKVVREVVSGLGLKEAKELVESAPKPLLENVAKDVADAAKEKLEAAGAKISLK from the coding sequence ATGGCGAAGCTCAGCACCGAAGAGCTGCTCGACGCGTTCAAGGAGATGACCCTCCTTGAGCTGACGGCCTTCGTGAAGGAGTTCGAGGACACCTTCGAGGTCACCGCCGCGGCGCCCGTCGCCGTTGCCGCCGCCCCGGCCGCCGGTGGCGGCGCTGCCCCCGCCGAGGAGGAGAAGGACGAGTTCACCGTCGTCCTCGAGGGCGCCGGCGACAAGAAGATCCAGGTCATCAAGGTCGTCCGCGAGGTCGTCTCGGGCCTGGGCCTGAAGGAGGCCAAGGAGCTCGTCGAGTCCGCTCCGAAGCCGCTGCTGGAGAACGTCGCGAAGGACGTCGCGGACGCCGCCAAGGAGAAGCTGGAAGCGGCCGGCGCCAAGATCTCGCTCAAGTGA
- the rplJ gene encoding 50S ribosomal protein L10, which yields MAKPSKVSAVAELTDKFRGSSAAVVTEYRGLSMAQLTTLRRALGAGTTYTVAKNTLVKLAAQDAGIEGLDDLLVGPTAIAFVEGEPVDAAKALRDFAKDNKALVIKGGYMEGRSLTVDEVTRIADLESREVLLAKLAGAMKGNLAKAAGLFNAPASQVARLAAALQEKKAAEAPAAAEADAPAES from the coding sequence ATGGCGAAGCCCAGCAAGGTCTCGGCCGTCGCCGAGCTCACGGACAAGTTCCGCGGTAGCTCGGCCGCTGTCGTCACCGAGTACCGTGGCCTCTCCATGGCGCAGCTCACGACGCTGCGTCGCGCTCTCGGCGCGGGCACCACGTACACCGTCGCGAAGAACACGCTGGTCAAGCTGGCCGCTCAGGACGCGGGCATCGAAGGTCTGGACGACCTGCTCGTCGGTCCGACCGCCATCGCCTTCGTCGAAGGCGAGCCGGTCGACGCGGCCAAGGCGCTGCGTGACTTCGCGAAGGACAACAAGGCCCTGGTCATCAAGGGCGGCTACATGGAAGGCCGCTCCCTCACGGTCGACGAGGTCACCCGCATCGCGGACCTCGAATCCCGCGAGGTGCTGCTCGCCAAGCTGGCGGGCGCGATGAAGGGCAACCTGGCCAAGGCCGCGGGTCTGTTCAACGCCCCGGCTTCCCAGGTCGCCCGCCTGGCCGCTGCCCTGCAGGAGAAGAAGGCCGCGGAGGCGCCTGCCGCCGCCGAGGCCGACGCTCCGGCCGAAAGCTGA
- the rplA gene encoding 50S ribosomal protein L1 — translation MKRSKAYKNAAELVDRERLYSPLEAAKLAKETSKVKLDATVEVAIRLGVDPRKADQMVRGTVNLPHGTGKTARVIVFATGDKAAEAEAAGADAVGSEDLIERIQGGWLDFDAAIATPDQMAKVGRIARILGPRGLMPNPKTGTVTPDVTKAVTDIKGGKINFRVDKQANLHLVIGKVSFDPEKLVENYAAALDEILRAKPSAAKGRYLKKVTVSTTMGPGIPVDPNRTRNLLTDEAAV, via the coding sequence ATGAAGCGCAGCAAGGCGTACAAGAACGCTGCTGAGCTGGTTGACCGGGAGCGGCTCTACTCGCCGCTGGAGGCAGCCAAGCTCGCCAAGGAGACGTCCAAGGTGAAGCTGGACGCGACCGTCGAGGTCGCCATCCGGCTCGGCGTCGACCCGCGCAAGGCCGACCAGATGGTCCGCGGCACCGTGAACCTGCCGCACGGTACGGGCAAGACCGCCCGCGTGATCGTCTTCGCGACCGGTGACAAGGCCGCCGAGGCCGAGGCCGCCGGTGCGGACGCGGTCGGCTCCGAGGACCTGATCGAGCGCATCCAGGGTGGCTGGCTCGACTTCGACGCCGCGATCGCGACGCCCGACCAGATGGCGAAGGTCGGCCGCATCGCCCGCATCCTCGGCCCGCGCGGCCTGATGCCGAACCCGAAGACCGGCACCGTGACGCCCGACGTCACCAAGGCCGTGACGGACATCAAGGGCGGTAAGATCAACTTCCGCGTCGACAAGCAGGCCAACCTGCACCTCGTCATCGGCAAGGTGTCGTTCGACCCGGAGAAGCTGGTCGAGAACTACGCCGCGGCGCTGGACGAGATCCTGCGGGCCAAGCCGTCGGCGGCGAAGGGCCGGTACCTGAAGAAGGTCACGGTGTCCACGACGATGGGCCCCGGCATCCCGGTCGACCCGAACCGCACGCGCAACCTGCTCACCGACGAGGCCGCGGTCTGA
- the rplK gene encoding 50S ribosomal protein L11: protein MPPKKKKLAAIIKLQIKAGAANPAPPVGPALGQHGVNIMEFCKAYNAATESQRGTVVPVEISVYEDRSFDFKLKTPPAAKLLLKAAGVEKGSGEPHRNKVAKVTMDQVREIAQTKMVDLNANDVDQAAKIIAGTARSMGITVEG from the coding sequence ATGCCACCCAAGAAGAAGAAGCTCGCAGCGATCATCAAGCTGCAGATCAAGGCCGGGGCCGCGAACCCCGCGCCGCCCGTTGGTCCCGCGCTGGGTCAGCACGGCGTCAACATCATGGAGTTCTGCAAGGCGTACAACGCGGCGACCGAGTCGCAGCGCGGCACCGTGGTGCCCGTCGAGATCTCCGTGTACGAGGACCGCTCGTTCGACTTCAAGCTCAAGACGCCGCCGGCGGCGAAGCTGCTGCTGAAGGCCGCGGGCGTGGAGAAGGGCTCCGGCGAGCCGCACCGCAACAAGGTCGCCAAGGTGACGATGGACCAGGTGCGCGAGATCGCGCAGACCAAGATGGTCGACCTCAACGCCAACGACGTGGACCAGGCGGCGAAGATCATCGCCGGCACGGCCCGCTCGATGGGCATCACGGTCGAAGGCTGA
- the nusG gene encoding transcription termination/antitermination protein NusG, with translation MTSENGVDAQELTDLTDGQDLDGGVEDVEQDEATEDTAESASAAEPVDAEPSSADVEPAAADDEGAAADDEGADEDVVVDETPIDAEPADPAAEMREALRHAPGDWYVVHSYAGYENKVKTNLETRIQTLDMEDYIFQVEVPTEEVTEIKNGQRKQVQRKVLPGYILVRMELNDASWSAVRNTPGVTGFVGATSKPSPLTLDEVLKFLLPQVEREKPAAGKKASAAPVKATVEVDFEVGESVTVMDGPFATLPATISEVNADGQKLKVLVSIFGRETPVELSFSQVSKI, from the coding sequence GTGACCTCCGAGAACGGCGTTGACGCCCAGGAGCTGACCGACCTGACCGACGGGCAGGACCTCGACGGTGGCGTCGAGGACGTCGAGCAGGACGAGGCGACGGAGGACACCGCGGAGTCCGCGTCCGCTGCCGAGCCCGTCGACGCCGAGCCCTCCTCGGCCGACGTCGAGCCCGCCGCCGCCGACGACGAGGGCGCCGCCGCCGACGACGAGGGCGCGGACGAGGACGTCGTCGTCGACGAGACGCCGATCGACGCCGAGCCCGCCGACCCGGCCGCCGAGATGCGCGAGGCCCTGCGGCACGCGCCCGGCGACTGGTACGTCGTGCACTCGTACGCCGGGTACGAGAACAAGGTCAAGACGAACCTCGAGACGCGCATCCAGACGCTCGACATGGAGGACTACATCTTCCAGGTCGAGGTGCCGACCGAGGAAGTCACCGAGATCAAGAACGGCCAGCGCAAGCAGGTCCAGCGGAAGGTGCTGCCCGGCTACATCCTGGTCCGGATGGAGCTCAACGACGCCTCGTGGAGCGCGGTGCGCAACACGCCCGGCGTGACCGGCTTCGTGGGCGCGACGTCCAAGCCGTCGCCGCTGACCCTCGACGAGGTGCTGAAGTTCCTGCTGCCCCAGGTCGAGCGCGAGAAGCCGGCCGCGGGCAAGAAGGCCAGCGCCGCGCCGGTCAAGGCGACCGTCGAGGTCGACTTCGAGGTGGGCGAGTCGGTCACCGTCATGGACGGCCCGTTCGCCACGCTGCCCGCGACGATCAGCGAGGTCAACGCGGACGGCCAGAAGCTGAAGGTCCTGGTGTCGATCTTCGGCCGCGAGACTCCGGTCGAGTTGTCGTTCAGCCAGGTCTCCAAGATCTGA
- the secE gene encoding preprotein translocase subunit SecE yields the protein MSEGREQDQPEERESAARPVTAAARRERRGSVRPAGRKDSAARPAEAKKSAEADSDASEGKKGRPTRARGDQEKRPGFFARIVRYIREVVSELRKVIWPTRKQMVTYTSVVLVFVAFMVALVFGLDSAFAWGVFKVFA from the coding sequence ATGAGCGAGGGCCGCGAGCAGGACCAGCCGGAAGAGCGCGAGAGCGCGGCCCGGCCGGTCACCGCCGCTGCACGCCGCGAGCGCCGCGGCTCCGTGCGCCCGGCGGGTCGCAAGGACTCCGCCGCACGTCCCGCCGAGGCCAAGAAGTCGGCCGAGGCCGACTCCGACGCCTCGGAGGGCAAGAAGGGTCGCCCCACGCGCGCCAGGGGCGACCAGGAGAAGCGGCCGGGCTTCTTCGCCCGGATCGTCCGCTACATCCGTGAGGTGGTCAGCGAGCTGCGGAAGGTCATCTGGCCGACCCGCAAGCAGATGGTCACCTACACCTCGGTCGTGTTGGTCTTCGTGGCCTTCATGGTGGCCTTGGTGTTCGGCCTGGATTCGGCCTTCGCCTGGGGCGTGTTCAAGGTGTTCGCCTAG